One region of Macadamia integrifolia cultivar HAES 741 chromosome 11, SCU_Mint_v3, whole genome shotgun sequence genomic DNA includes:
- the LOC122092670 gene encoding uncharacterized protein LOC122092670 has product MLRGACAYGTSYVVPSYSNLRTSLILGKKAEIMQYVSSIKATWDITGCTIMSDSWTDIKKRSWVNVIAYSPGGAVFLKCIECGINRLTFIFLFNEISDVIEKVGPKNVVQFISDNGSNFCSCGDMLSGKWRHIYRTNCAAHGINLLLKDIHKKVKWVREVIEDGKLVVDYIHRHTGIVALMRKFTNNRDIKQPCKTRFGTYFFMLQSLIVVENELRLFVASSEWRAFQFNRAEMAVRTVGIIQSETFWEGAKEVVAFMEPLIRILRLVDSDGSTTGYLYEATERAKETLRKFVENDGGKYLAIMDLFQFRLEKNIIHHVHLFGALLNPSIMFGGRLDIDGTKFMNAQDFIMDIMVPLEDREQFMQEVIDYRMKSPLLFNMTGQTMMKTNHPRIWWQFVGSAFPVLQNIACRILSQPCSSSPCERNWSAWDAAQTKKRNRLAPEMLEDLVYIRMNSMMRENYESQLHKDSRPIDLDNLGDLPIVDFELEMERLEQTYEEPEPSDTGADGGSTSYSLMPPH; this is encoded by the exons ATGCTAAGGGGTGCATGTGCTTATGGTACAAGTTATGTTGTACCTAGTTATAGCAATCTTCGGACCAGTTTGATTCTTGGAAAAAAAGCAGAAATCATGCAATATGTTAGCAGTATAAAGGCGACATGGGATATCACAGGTTGCACAATTATGTCTGATTCTTGGACTGACATAAAGAAGAGGTCATGGGTTAATGTGATTGCTTACTCTCCTGGGGGTGCTGTGTTTTTGAAATGTATTGAGTGCGGTATAAATAGATTAactttcatatttcttttcaatgaaatttctgatgtcATTGAAAAAGTTGGACCAAAGAATGTTGTGCAATTTATTTCAGATAATGGTTCTAACTTTTGTTCTTGTGGTGATATGTTGTCTGGAAAATGGCGTCATATATATAGAACAAATTGTGCTGCTCATGGGATTAATCTGCTTTTGAAAGATATTCACAAAAAAGTTAAATGGGTGAGGGAAGTTATAGAAGATGGAAAACTTGTAGTGGATTATATTCACAGGCACACAGGTATTGTAGCATTGATGAGAAAATTCACCAACAATAGAGATATCAAGCAGCCTTGCAAGACAAGGTTtggtacttatttttttatgttgcaGTCTCTTATTGTTGTTGAGAATGAGTTGAGGCTTTTTGTTGCATCATCTGAGTGGAGAGCCTTTCAATTCAATAGAGCTGAAATGGCAGTGAGAACTGTTGGAATAATTCAATCAGAGACATTTTGGGAGGGGGCAAAGGAAGTTGTTGCTTTCATGGAGCCACTTATTCGTATTCTTCGCCTTGTTGATTCAGATGGTTCTACTACAGGTTACTTATATGAAGCAACAGAAAGGGCAAAAGAAACATTGAGAAAATTTGTGGAGAATGATGGAGGGAAGTATTTAGCCATAAtggatttgtttcaatttaggtTAGAGAAGAACATTATTCATCATGTTCATCTCTTTGGTGCACTTTTGAATCCTTCTATTATGTTTGGTGGTCGACTTGATATTGATGGAACTAAATTTATGAATGCACAAGATTTTATAATGGACATCATGGTTCCTTTAGAGGATCGTGAGCAATTCATGCAAGAAGTCATTGATTATCGCATGAAAAGTCCATTGTTGTTCAATATGACAGGGCAGACAATGATGAAAACTAATCATCCAA ggatttggtggCAATTTGTTGGTAGTGCATTTCCTGTGCTTCAAAATATTGCTTGTAGAATCTTGAGTCAGCCTTGTAGTTCCTCTCCTTGTGAGCGTAATTGGAGTGCTTGGGATGCagcacaaacaaagaaaagaaatagattagCCCCAGAGATGCTAGAGGATTTGGTGTACATCAGGATGAACTCTATGATGAGGGAGAACTATGAAAGCCAACTACATAAAGATTCAAGGCCTATTGATTTAGATAATCTTGGTGACTTACCTATAGTAGACTTTGAGCTTGAAATGGAGAGGCTTGAGCAGACGTACGAGGAACCTGAACCATCTGACACTGGAGCTGATGGAGGATCTACTTCATATAGTTTAATGCCTCCTCattga